The genomic DNA tgttttttaaccttGTGAGCTTCTCCATAAATTCAGGGAATTAGCAATCTTCGTGGAACTGTATTCCCAAGGAATTCTGTAACGATGATAACAAAAGGGAGACGTTTTCTACCGGCTCTATGAAAGAATCTTATTCCTCTTCAGCCTGGGAGCTGATCCAcagttttttttggggggaaaaagGACGAGTTTCTCCTAAGGGATTCAAATCCTACAGATATGAAAATATGTTCAAGTTTGTGCAGTGATCTGTGAAACCACTTGTGATGTGGTGATAGAGTATATTCCTTTAATTAGGAAATACACTTcttatgtattttcattttcattcttaACTGTAGTATAAAGACTACAGTTTTATATACTGTTCTCAACTACTCTGTTTGAATGTTTCTCTTTGCTTTATTGGCCagcaatgaaacaaacaaaaaatatcttaaaataatataaattgaaGCTCATTACAGATAGGTGTTTTAGAATTGTACCATTCTTACAATACAGGGATCAGTGAAATGTACTTTGAAAGCTATGCATCCCTCATGAAAGGGATTGGCTTTAGGACTTCTGTTTTTCATGCATATAATCTTCATTTGGAACTCTTCCAATCATTGCTATCTGAGAGGCAAGTGATTTGGCTGCTTTACGTATAAGAACTAGGAAAATCacaagaaaaaatatgaaaaagtgcTCCAGAAAAAGTGCCTCCTTTTGAAGTAGATGCTCTATATTCAACAaaagtgttttgtgttgtgtgtgtgtgtgtgtgtgtgtgcgtgtgtaagaAGTCGGTCCTTTCTAACAATTGAGTAGCATTTCTATCAAGATACAGATTAGTTTGCTTGCTGCCCAGGCTTTTAACTTAGTTGTCCTGTTTTCTCCCCTTTCAAGACTGGCACTTTCTTCAGCAGCTTTATTTTCAATTGTTTTACCGTAAGTGTCTGCACATCTACATATTTGGTTGTTTCTCCCAGCCGTGCGAGAATGCAGACGACAAAGCCATTCTTGGTTTAACTGAAATCTGAAATGTTACCTTCTTTGTGTAAAGACAGACCTCAGTCTTCACGAGTCCAGGCATTGTGCAGGGATGACTGCAGTAGAATCCAGAGTGCAATACGGTTTTTACCAAGGCCCTCGTCTGTAGGTACTGTAAtcgacaacaaacaaacaacaaagctGAAGATATATGATTCTGTGTTTGCTGGCACAGATGATAATGTGCCAAACTGCTACACTGTCCGATCACCTGTGTTTGAGTGCGGATCGACCCTTGACACTGCGCTGAGGTGCACGATGGTAACTTGAGTCATTGGAGGTTCAGTTCCGACCAATCCAAAGAGTGCATCGTGTGTCCTGCAAGACCTTGAAGGCAGTGACGGCACTTGCTCCAAGGTGAAGCTTTCATGTGGGATTGGATTCATACCCTGTGTATCGGTGCAGACCTACAGAAATTATGCAAGTGACATAGTGTCTCATAGTCTGTCTCACGGGTAGCATCCTGGATGGAGAGTAAAGGAAGTCCTGCCTTTGAGCTCCGAACCACGCTTAGGGaaagtgtttctgtgtgtcactCGAGATTCGTGTTTAGGGTTAAAATGTTTGTGCGAAGGAGTAATGGTGAGCCATTAGCTTTGTGGCAGATAGCCGTTAGCTCTTACGGATGGTGTTTATAAAAGGTATTTAATGACTGTAACAAGAGCATACGGAACCAAGTATGCAGATTAATTGTTGTGAGTGAAGTTTTGTAAAAGTattatgcatttctttcaaTAAACTTTATCAGTACACAAACGTTGAAGTACAATGTGGTCTTAGTAAGTGTAAGTACATGAAAGGGTCTGCAAAATCTGCAGTAACACACCAGTTTGAAACATCTATTTTTTTGGGGGTGCTCTTAGAAttcttgatttattttacaatctAAGGTGTTTTGAAATTCACacacaaatcaaatgtttagATAAATGACAGGTCACTATCAGAAAGCTATAGGTGTTGCTCAAAGAATAAATGACttaatgtacaccgatcagccataacattatgaccacctgcctaatattgtgtaggtcccccttttgccatcaaaacagccctgacccatcaaggcatggactccactagacctctgaaggtgtgctgtggtatctggcaccaagacattagcagcagatcctttaattcctgtaagttgcgaggtggggcctccatggatcggacttgtttgtctagcacatcccacagatgctccattggatggagatctggggaatttggaggccaagtcaacaccttgaacttgtgattcatcagaccagaccaccttcctgcattgctccgtggtccagttctgatgctcaagtgcccattgtaggtgctttcggcagtggacaggggtcagcatgggcaccctgactggtctgcggctacgcagccccatacgcaacaaactgcgatgcactgtgtgttctgacacctttctatcagaaccagcattcactttttcagcaatttgagctacagtagctcatctgttggatcggaccacacgggccagccttcgctccacacgtgcatcaatgagtcttggccgcccggaaccctgtcgccggttcaccgcttttctttccttggagcacttttgataggtactgaccactgcagaccaggaacaccccacaagagctgcagttttggagatgctctgacccagtcgtctagccatcacaatttggccctcgtcaaagtcgctcagatcctgacgtttgcccatttttcctgcttctaacacctcaactttgaggacaaaatgttcacttgctacctaatatatcccacccactgacaggtcatattgttatggctgatcggtgtaactATAAGTAGGgatagttaaaaaaaatcctAGAACAACCATGTAAGGGGGGAAGAAAAAGTAAAATCGCCTCCAACGGCGTGGGGTCGCTGCCGCACACATGCATCCGGCAGCACGTCCTTCCGCTGCGCAGCGAGTGGGACACGTCACTGCTGAAGCGCCGCACAAACTTGACCCAACCGGGACACACGCCCCTTCGTCTGATAGACGTCTTGCTTGACGAATCCAGGAGTGACCAGCGTCCCGGTCCTCGACGAGTAGCCAATCAGCGAGTGCCCCGGACTGCTTGGAGGTGGGCCTTAGCGCCAGTGGACTAGGGTGTGCGTGAGAGcgatagagagagggagtgtgtgtagCTGGAGCCGAGGAGGGGTGAGTGTAGTTCATAGAAGGTAATTAACAGAACTAATTAACACGGCAATCGGTTAGTGTTAAAACCAAATCGTTGCATTTATTACGGCAACAATATGTGCAGATGAAAGACTACAAACGGCTACTGATACAAGTCAAAGAGCGTCTGTCTGAAGGTAAATCGTCACGTTTCTGTTGGAGCAGCGAGTCTTCCTTGAATTAAAACGACCCCGCAGATCAGCTgcaataaacaatatatacacggaaatgcatttcatttgtaaaaGCAACTCGCATGAAGTTTTCTTGTACAGCCGGCAACTCTGTGTAGCACGGAAGTGGTTGCACCGATGTACCTGATCCCACTGCACTCAGTCGGCAACTTTTTCTTCTCCTGGTCGTCTTTACTGCTGTGGCTCCGGTTATATCAGCCCGCCACTTATTATTAGTATTGCGAAAGTGacgtttgtgtgtatttgtatactACAGTGCCACGTAGGCCATGCACTAGACAAATGTGTATGAACTTGACATTGGCTGGAGTGTGTGAGTGTAGAAATTGTGATTCATTATGTACCCTCTCTTACCCTGTGAACGCGTGTAAATCCTGGCACTAGCAGTGATTGATATTTCCCTGGCGTTACAGTCACCGATTTGAGCTTATTACAGAGCTTGGTCTACTCTTACCCACTCCAGTGCAGGAACCAATCAAATGTGCCTGTTCAaacttttgatttgattttattaGTAATGTGCATTTCAGAAGGGATTTcctaaattgcttaattgcattAATTGCTGTTCAGTGATGGTGTGGTGCAGAACCTCTGAAATGTCACCACGAAGTCTGTTTAAAGCCTGGAGGATCAATGCAATGTGCAATGCAAGGATTTGCTGTAGGCCAGTAGTAGGCTGGGGAAGACCACAAAGCCAAATTCCAAGACTGTAACCAGAAACGGTGAATTAAGTCCTGGAAGCCTTGGGTGGCAGCCTTCAGGACTTCCAGACATTTCTCATCTTTATCCCCCTGTGCCTCCCATTGATCGTGCGTCAGTCTGGGTATGTTCACTGTGCCACTTGACGCTTTCTGAGCAGAGCGTTGTGTGAAGGTCGGCCCCGTTTGCATTCAGCTGGAGCTCCGATCTGCTCAGACGTTGGCAAGCCGAGCCCTCTCCCGTTACCGCTGCTCTGCCGTGCCAGGTTATCAGAGGACGTGCGTGCAGGAGGCGAAGCTCGGGATATCGCACGGCCTGGCTCActgctctctctgtcccctgtcTGCAGGTGTTTAGGTTTAGTtgtccctcccccccccaccgtGAAGATGACGAAACTGGGTTTCCTCCGGCTGTCCTACGAGAAGCAGGACACGCTGCTCAAGCTGCTCATTCTCTCCATGgcggctgtgttgtgtgagtacCCGGCCGAGCGTGGAAAGGACGCCCTGCGCTGATGGGCGCTGTGCCCTCTTGTGAGCCGGTTCGGTGGAGGGCACGGAGGTGGGGCTGATCATCAGTAGGAGCTGTGATGTGGAGAACGACACGGTTCGGCTGGTGATTTGATAAAGGGAAACGGAACATGGCAGTGTGgatttctgctttttgtttctgtGAGATTTATGGGGAGCTGTGATCATTTCACAGCAGTTCTTAGTTTACCGATGTGTGTTTAAGGAATATTGTATTTCATTAGCAGTGGGTGCAGACTGTTCTATAATCGGTGAGGCTGACCTTTTCTCTCTTGTTCTGCAGCCTTCTCCACTCGCCTCTTCTCTGTCCTGAGGTTTGAGAGCGTCATCCACGAGTTTGATCCGTAAGTGTCCGTTTTCTTGCCTGAAATTTGTATTCTTGATGAACGTAATTTCACTTCAGTTCTAAATACAAATGATTAGGTCTAATCTAACATTTTAAGTGTCTGTATCTTCAGGTGATGGTTAGGGTTAGAATACCACCAGAAGAGCTATCTATTACCTTTTACATTGATATAGCAGAGACACCACTAaatacactgttttttttttgtccgtGCTGCCAGGTATTTCAACTATCGCACCACTCGCTTCCTGACAGAAGAGGGTTTCTACAAGTTTCATAACTGGTTTGATGACCGAGCCTGGTACCCGCTGGGGAGGATCATTGGGGGCACCATTTATCCAGGTAGGGCGAGAGGGCTGCTGGACAGGGTGCAACAATCCTTAACTGGAGTCCTTAACACTTCAGTGTCGGGAATGGTTTAAGTGCCGCTTTATAAagcttcataaaacaatataattaaagagaaaacattttgaaacgCTGTCGTCTTTGAACAAATCCTTTACTTTGCACTGTCCTGGTTGGGGAAAAATACAATCTAAGAGTGGTTTAATACGTGGGCTCTACGGGGTTAGCCGGGGAATGTAAAGACTGATCTAGCTGTGTCTCTGGCCGATCAGGACTGATGATCACATCGGCGGCGCTCTACCACGTGCTGCATTTCTTCCACATCACCATCGACATCCGCAACGTGTGCGTGTTCCTGGCCCCTCTCTTCTCGTCCTTCACTGCCATCGTCACGTACCACCTGACCAAGGAGCTCAAGGTGAGAATTCTCAGAGGATGGAACTTTTTACGATGTCAGTCGatcttccatttatttttctccttgtATACATTTGTGTGGTTGTTGTCTGAGTGATTATGATGTGcctgaactctctctctctctcccccactctCCCCCAGGATGCGGGCGCTGGGCTCCTCGCCGCAGCCATGATCGCTGTAGTTCCGGGATACATATCGCGATCCGTCGCTGGCTCCTACGACAACGAAGGTAAGGGTTTGATCCTGTCTGGTGGCTGTCTTTTCTTCTGCTTCTGCTTCAGCTGCAGCAGACGAAAGTAAGAACCGTCTCTTGCTCTTCAATTGCACAGGAATCGCCATTTTCTGCATGCTGCTCACCTACTACATGTGGATCAAAGCCGTGAAGACCGGGTCCATCTACTGGTCATCCATGTGTGCGCTGGCCTATTTCTACATGGTGAGCAGTCTAAACGATCTCTCGGTTACATTGGGGGATGGCGGGGTTGATTTCTTGGTGCAGCCTGTGTTGGTGCCTGGCCCGTCGCTCCTGGGCCGGTCAGCGTTGCCCCGGGCTGGTCGTCCCGTGCTCTGACCTGAGCGCTTGTGTTGCAGGTGTCTTCATGGGGCGGCTACGTGTTCCTGATCAACCTCATCCCCCTCCACGTGCTGGTGCTGATGCTGACCGGCCGCTTCTCCCACAGAATCTACGTGGCCTACTGCACCGTCTACTGCCTGGGGACCATCCTCTCCATGCAGATCTCCTTTGTGGGGTTCCAGGTAAACGCCTGTTCGCCCTCTGCATCCCGTACGCGGTTTGTGtctgagtctctgtgtgtgtgtgtgtgtgtgtgtgtgtatgtaaaggTGTCCGTTGTTGTGCTCTGGCCTGCCCCGGCGTCGACTAGCACAGCTGAAGGGTGGCGTGAGTGTAGCTAGAGCCGCAGATGCTCCTCCTGTGACCGGTTGTGCCAGTTGTGAATCGGTCCCTTTGCAAGAAACACAAAGGAAATGGTTGCCTTGAGGGAAGGGAGGGGACTATTACTTatcaataatgtgtgtgtgtgtgtggggagtgtTTTTGCGAGGGTGATTCCGCATCTAGCGagattacactacactacactaatgATGCGTATTTATTTAGGAGTCTACTCTAGCTCTGCAACTCAGCTCTCTGCACTCCTCTGTCCCCCTCAGCCCGTGCAGTCTTCGGAGCACATGGCCGCCTTCGGGGTGTTTGGCCTGTGTCAGGTCCACGCCTTCGTGGACTACCTGCGCAGCAAGCTGAACGCCCAGCAGTTTGAGATCCTCTTCAAGAGCGTCATCTCCCTGGTGGGCTTCGTGCTGCTGTCCGTGGGTGCAGTGCTCATGCTGACAGGTAGGGGGCCAACCTCGCCTACATTGAGACGAAACGCAAAGTGGATGTCTTTCGATTTGTCCCTCCCCCCATATATCTCGCGTTCTAATCGTGGGCAAGTAAACATCTGCTTGTGTAGAGGTGTAGtaacctgtgtgtgtctgtaggtAAAATCTCTCCGTGGACGGGCCGGTTCTACTCCCTGCTGGACCCCTCCTATGCCAAGAACAACATTCCCATCATCGCCTCTGTCTCCGAGCATCAGCCCACCACCTGGTCCTCCTACTACTTCGATCTGCAGCTGCTGGTCTTCATGTTCCCAGGTACGGCGCTGCCCCTCGGCCAATGGCTGAGCAGTGTGTACAGGAAGGGGCGGGGCTTAGTCTCATGAACATCCGTGATAAAATCCGTACAGAATATTTTACGATCTTGGTCTTTGTTGTTTCTTGTAACAGATATGTAGTTCTATAATTGAGGCATACAGTGATGTATATCAacaatattatgtatttaatcacGTGTCAATATGTCCAGGCTTGTGtatcatttccttccttgtcccGGCCTTACTGACGCAGTTTCCTCTCGCCACAGTGGGGCTGTATTACTGCTTCAACAATCTCTCTGACGCCAGGATCTTCATCATCATGTACGGTGTCACCAGCATGTATTTCTCCGCTGTCATGGTACGTCCTTCTCGAGGTGGCTGGCTGACTGATTATGACATCACCACTGTCAGAGGCTCTGAACGTTTCGGTATTCCACGGTTCTGCCAAAAAAACTAAGTGTGCGTTTGTTGGCAGAATCGCATGCTAGGATTTAGGAAATGAAGTCAATGAGCATTTGCCcaaagtgtgtgcgtgtgtttcttGAAGTGTGGGTAAAGTGTCTGCTCCCCACAGGTGCGTCTGATGCTGGTCCTGGCCCCTGTGATGTGCATCCTGTCTGGGATTGGCGTCTCCCAGGTCCTCACCACCTACATGAAGAACCTGGATGTCAGCCGGCCCGACAAGAAGACCAAGAAGCAGCAGGACTCCACCTACCCCATCAAGAACGAGGTGGGCGGCCTCTCTAGGATGTCGGGGTCTCGGCCAAAAGAGAGAAATGTGAACGTGATTTATTAATGCGGGGAAATAGCACTTGAAATCTTTCTTCAGCAGCGCGCACGGCTGACCCAGACAGGCATATTCACAGTGGACCTTGTGTGCCGGTGAACTGGGCCAGTTTCCGCTCGGTGTGGTACTCACTGCTCTCCAAAGACAAGCTATATATGTCTAATGGAAAAGGAGATGTCTGGGTCGTGGCTATAGGATCTCTTGCAGGCGAACCCGACATAAGAAAGGGAACTGACCTTTTTCTACCTCTTACTATTTCCGTACTGTATTGAAATGCACATCCAGCCCAGGACATATTCAGGATGTTATGAGACGTGTGTACGGTGCGAAACGGCAGAACTGTATGTCCTGCACGGTCGACCAAATCCACTGTAATGGCACGTACTGGGGTGGGGTTGTAGTCTTGTTCCCTCATCGTGCCCTCACCAACTATCTCCACCTCCCCGGCAGGTCGCCAGCGGGATGATCCTGGTCATGGCCTTCTTCCTGATCACCTACACCTTCCACTCCACCTGGGTGACCAGCGAGGCCTACTCCTCGCCCTCCATCGTCCTGTCGGCCCGCGGCGGGGACGGCAGCCGCATAATCTTCGATGACTTCCGGGAGGCTTACTATTGGCTGCGGCACAACACGCCCGAGGTCCGTGTGTTTGTCTTTGTGTAAATGTGTGAGACCTTACCTCTTGCCCAAGTGTTTTTTAATCTGTATGGGAAGTTTTTATTGTTTACATTTCTAACAGATCCATCTAACAAAAGAAGGGTTTTGTACAACGGTTCAGTACTAGAGGGATCTATTTAGAGCCTTTTGTAATTGATGGTTTGCCAGCGGCTCTGAAGAGTTGTTGCATGTGCAGTCTCTATTTATAGTAGCGGTGTCCTGAATTGTAACTGTAACTGTGACGGGCACCTTCTGCAAGGTGACTGCTGCGTCTGTCCTTTTTTGTGCACGCTGCTCCCactcatatttttgtttttcaccccCCAGGATGCTAAGGTGATGTCTTGGTGGGATTACGGATATCAGATCACAGCCATGGCCAATCGAACGATCTTGGTGGACAACAACACGTGGAACAACACGCACATCTCCCGGGTGGGGCaggtgagtcagtgtgtcagcgcAGAAGGTGCTACAGCTCTTCCAGACTTCTGACCTTTCTTCAAGCGCCGAAGACAAGAAGCTTGTTGATTTTGTCCGTACGTTTTCCCCCCCGAGTATGAATCAATGCTTTGACCAGATGAATTTGTCCTCTGACAGGCCATGGCCTCGACCGAGGAGAAGGCCTACGAGATCATGCGGGAGCTGGATGTCAGCTACGTGCTGGTGATCTTCGGAGGGCTGACCGGATACTCCTCGGACGGTAACGAGACGATCCAGTTTGTTGTACAGGAATCGCCATCTGTTCAGAGATCATTTCCTTGGCTGATGTAGATCGTTAAAGTTTTAATCGTGGGTTATGGGTCAGTAGCATCATGTGGATGGGATGGGATGAGATGTGAAACGGGTGATGCTGGGGATTTCGTTTTCCTGAGCGACGACTGACCGACATCTCCCGCTCTGTCAGACATCAACAAGTTCCTGTGGATGGTCCGGATCGGAGGCAGCACCGACACGGGGAAGCACATCAAGGAGCACGACTACTACACGCCCACCGGAGAGTTCAGGGTCGACCGCGAGGGATCCCCCGTGCTGCTCAACTGCCTCATGTACAAGATGTGCTACTACCGCTTCGGCCAGGTCTACACGGAGGCCAGTGAGTAGAGCGGCCGACATGATCTAgaacagtttatttttcttcaaggTGGCATTTCGAGTGCTGAGCCGGAGTGCTCGTGGTTCAGACCGCGAGTGATCCCGCACAGGGGATGAGGGGGTCTGGTGCAGGACTGCTTgctaacccccccaccccttctgCTTTGTTTCTCCCCGCCCTCCTCGATTCAGAGCGCCCCCCTGGCTACGACAGGGTGCGCAACGCGGAGATCGGCAACAAGGACTTTGAGCTGGACGTCCTGGAGGAGGCCTACACCACAGAGCACTGGCTGGTCAGGATATACAAGGTGGGCCCCCCTGCTCTCGAGCAGCCATCTGTTGAGGCCTGTAAACATCTTGCTGTGGAATTCAATTGTTTTGATCGATCACATGTAATCAGGCTGCAGGCTGGCGCTGTGACGGATGGCTTCTGTCATCCTAAATAAACGCAGATCGTCCTTGGCTGTTAATTAATGTCCTTAAATTGGACAATCCTGTAATCAGAAACCAGCTTATTACCCTGTAGGCCAGGTTGATGCCCATGGATTTGTGGTGCtcactccctccccctctctctgcacaGGTGAAAGACCTGGACAACCGCGGTCTGTCTCGGACATAAACCCCGCCGGCCTCTGTCTCCCCGCGCCCCCGGCACACAGCACTGACGCCTTCACCTGCGAGACCACGGAGAAACAAGCGCGATTTTTTTATACTTTAGTTTCTAAttgcagaattttttttttttttttttttttttaatattgatgtATGGAGATGTCAGGAATGGAAAGATGAgaagttaaacaaacaaaaaaggaaaagaaaaaaaaaaaacgtccaATCTGGTGTGTTCTGCAATCGGTGCCCAAGAGACCAAATTGAGAGATGTGGGCTTTAAGCTTTTACAGTTGtcaaataaagggaaaaaatggGGTGGAATGATGCTCGGTTGTGTCTTTCTTTAAAACGTTTTGCTATTGTGGTTTTACATAAATAGAATAGTTAAGTACTTTGTCCCACGTATGACGTATAAGACTTGGTCACTAAGTTGTTTGGGAATTGTTATGAAGTCATACATTTTCACTCCCTGCTTATAATTCTGACTGCTCTCTGGTACTTTGTACTGTTATCTCTGGGATCTTCAGTGGAAGAGACTCGGCACAGTGATCGAAAGTATTCTGCAAAGTAATGGAGGATATCATAAAGACTACCGTTATTCCATAGGATGTTAAATCAAAGGCCTGTTTAAATCCTGCTACTTCTGGTGCAGACAAATTATCACCAATGCACAAGTTAAGTGGATATGATCCAAAACACTGCCCAATATACCAGTTCTAAGCAAATGTAAGCAAATGGGGGGtggagtatttattttaaatcaaatcttCAGCCATTATATTTGCATCCAAAGAAACCTGACCTTGGCAGTTAAAGTGAACTGTCAATAATAATCCTGACTTTTCTGATCAAGTTTAAAAGCAAAGCCATCCGAAATAATACAGAATGCTGTTAAATGGTCCTTGATATAAATACAAgctcttcacacacacaaaaagtggTACTTGCTCTGCAATCCACATGGTGGAGACATTGCACCATCAAATAGTCTTAATTTTAAAGGAATTGGGCAGTGTATTTTgaaagtcataaataaagcacaCTTAGACCTCTGGAGCCAAGATGGATTCAAAAggttttttttcaaaatgcaagaggtcaataaaggaggaagtgaaacctaaagggcaaaaatg from Amia ocellicauda isolate fAmiCal2 chromosome 1, fAmiCal2.hap1, whole genome shotgun sequence includes the following:
- the stt3a gene encoding dolichyl-diphosphooligosaccharide--protein glycosyltransferase subunit STT3A translates to MTKLGFLRLSYEKQDTLLKLLILSMAAVLSFSTRLFSVLRFESVIHEFDPYFNYRTTRFLTEEGFYKFHNWFDDRAWYPLGRIIGGTIYPGLMITSAALYHVLHFFHITIDIRNVCVFLAPLFSSFTAIVTYHLTKELKDAGAGLLAAAMIAVVPGYISRSVAGSYDNEGIAIFCMLLTYYMWIKAVKTGSIYWSSMCALAYFYMVSSWGGYVFLINLIPLHVLVLMLTGRFSHRIYVAYCTVYCLGTILSMQISFVGFQPVQSSEHMAAFGVFGLCQVHAFVDYLRSKLNAQQFEILFKSVISLVGFVLLSVGAVLMLTGKISPWTGRFYSLLDPSYAKNNIPIIASVSEHQPTTWSSYYFDLQLLVFMFPVGLYYCFNNLSDARIFIIMYGVTSMYFSAVMVRLMLVLAPVMCILSGIGVSQVLTTYMKNLDVSRPDKKTKKQQDSTYPIKNEVASGMILVMAFFLITYTFHSTWVTSEAYSSPSIVLSARGGDGSRIIFDDFREAYYWLRHNTPEDAKVMSWWDYGYQITAMANRTILVDNNTWNNTHISRVGQAMASTEEKAYEIMRELDVSYVLVIFGGLTGYSSDDINKFLWMVRIGGSTDTGKHIKEHDYYTPTGEFRVDREGSPVLLNCLMYKMCYYRFGQVYTEAKRPPGYDRVRNAEIGNKDFELDVLEEAYTTEHWLVRIYKVKDLDNRGLSRT